Below is a window of Actinomycetota bacterium DNA.
CGGTGTGGTCCAGGCGATGGTCTCGGGCCACCTCGACATGGCCTACTTCGGCGGCTTGACGTACGCGCAAGCGCTCCAGCAGGTCGAGCTCGAGCCGATCGTCACCGAGATCGATGCGGAGACCGGGACCCAGGAGTACTACAGTGTCATCATCGCCGGGGTGGACAGCGGGGTCGAAACTCTCGCCGATCTCGCGGGAAAGAGCTTCGCCTTCGGCGACCCGGCATCGACCTCGGGGTCGCTCTATCCGCGCAAGATGCTCGTCGAAGCGGGTTACGACTGGCGGCAGGACTTCGCTCCCATCGCCGAGGTGCTCTACTCCGGTGGACACGATGCGACCGCCAAGGCGGTCGAGAACGGTACGGTGGCCGCGGGTGGTATCGAAGGCCGGATCCTGGCTAGGATGATTGCCGACGGCAGGGTCGACGAGTCCCGTATCAAGATCGTGGACAGAGTGCTGGTCCAGGGCTACCCGTGGTGCGTGGTCAGCAGCATGGACGACAAACTGAAGGACGAGATCCGCAACGCCTTCCTCGCGATTGACGACCCGGTGCTGCTCGATCTGCTACGTGCCCGCTCCTACGTGGCAGTCGATGCGGACGACTACGCCGAACTGCGTAAAGATGCTGTAGCGCTCGGCCTGATCGATCCGGAGGAGTAGTGGATCGGGGTCTCACAGTCGACGGGCTGGGCTTCTCCTACTCCGGCCGGGAGTGGGTGCTGCGGGATGTCTGCCTGACCGCCGCGCCGGGCGAGGCCGTGGCGGTCATCGGACCGAGTGGGGCCGGCAAGTCGACGCTTTTCCGCTCGCTGGCGCGTCTCGCACGCCCCTCGGCAGGGAGGGTCCTTCTCGACGGAGCCGATCTGTACGCTGCCGAGAGAGCGCGCGGATTCAAAGGGGCGATCGGATACGTCCACCAGCAACACGGGCTTCCCACCACGATCTCCGGGGCGATGGCGGTGATCGGGGGAGAGATGCACGCATGGGGCCCGGCCAAGGTGATTGCGTCAGTTCTGCTGGGTCCTACGGGGGCGGAACTCGAGCGCGTCGCAGAGGTGCTCGGACGGGTCGGCCTCGAAGGTCGCGAGCACGATCGCATCGGCGAGCTGAGCGTCGGGCAACGCCAGCGGGTGGCGGTCGCACGGACTCTGCTCCAGTCGCCCAGATTGATCATCGCCGATGAGCCGGTCGCCTCAGTGGATCCTGCGACCGCCGACATTATCCTCGGCCTGTTGGCTGCAGAGGCCCAACGCGGGGCGATCGTGCTGTGCTCGGTACACGATGTGGAGAAAGCGCGCCGACACTTCCCCCGGATCGTCGCGTTGCGCGACGGCCAGGTGTGTTTCGACGGCGCGCAGGACACCCTGTCCGAAGAGATCGTCGGACAGGTCTACGGGAGCGGGCGCGCTGCGTGAGGCCCCGCTCGCTTTCGCGCCTGGTCTGGCCGTCCGCGGTACTGGTGCTCGTGGTGTGGAGCGCACGCGGTGCCGGCGTCGATCCGGCACGGTTGTTCGGGGCCGATGGCCGCACCCAGATAGCGCGTTTCCTGGCCGGGTTGTTCCCGCCGGAGATGTCCTCCGCCTACCTACTGGGCCTTGTCGGGCCGGCGATCGAGACGGTGCAGATGTCGCTTCTCGGGGTGGTCTTCGGTGCTGCGATCGCTATGCCGCTCGCCGCGTTCGGTATGCGTGCTCCCGGCGCGGCTGCTCCTGGGGGGCGCGGCCGCGCGGGGACCCGGGTGCGGCTGTTCTCCTACCACGTTGCCCGTAGCATCCTAAACACGATGCGGACGATCCCGGACCTCGTGTGGGCCTTGATGTTCATCGCCGCAGTCGGGCTCGGGCCGTTCTCGGGAGTACTCGCGCTGACCGTCCATAGTGCGGGTCTCCTCGGCAAGCTCTATTCCGAGGCGCTCGAATCGGTCGATCCGGTGCCGGTCCACTCCCTGCAGGCGGCTGGTGCCGGGGCCCCGGCAGTCCTCGTGTGGGGGGTCCTGCCCCAGGCGATCGGTCCGCTCGTGTCCGTGACGCTCTACCAGTGGGAGTGCAACATCCGGGCGGCGATGGTGCTGGGGTTCGTGGGCGCGGGCGGTCTCGGTCAGCGGATCGACCTGGCGATGAGGCTATTCCGCTACGATGAGATGCTCCCACTCCTCGCGGTGCTCCTACTGCTCGTCACGATGGTCGACCGGCTGAGCGCGACCGTTCGCTCGGGGCTCATCAAGAACCTGTGAGGCCCTGCTGCAGGCCGGCGAATCGCGAGACGGCGTTGTTGAAGCCGGAGGCGGTAGCCACCTCCGGCATCTCAGGGCTCAGGGTCGAGGCTGACGGGATCTGGGTGGCGCTTCAGCGGGCTCGCGGTCGAGGTGTCGAGGTCAAAGCGCTGTGTGCTTACGAGGACAAGAAAGCAGGTAGACGCGTCGGAGTCGTGCACCACGCCCTCGTGGGCGGCCCGAAGCGTTTCTGGGAGGAGGGCGTGGCACACTTGGCCGGCCACTACTCGCTTCCTTCGCTCAAGCGCTGCTACACAGGGAAGCGACGGCGCGAAATGGTGCGGCGATCTGGCCGATCACCTGCACGGGCCAAAGATCGTCCACAAGCTCGATCCCTGGCATCTGAATCGCGCGATCAAGACGGCCTTTCCAGAGCCGCAAGACGCCGCTCCGCTATTCGAGATGCTCTACGCCGGCAAGATCGACGAGCTGCTCGAGGTGCTCCGCTTGCGCCTGGACATCGGTTTCGGTGAGGAGGCCAAGACGCGACAGCTGATCGGCTACATCAAGAACAACCGCGCCTCGATAGAGGCCGACGCACCGAGCATGGGGACGATGGAGGGGACCCAGGCACACCTCTACGCCGCCCGGATGAAGGTGTGGGGCGGGGCGTGGTCCAGAGAGGGCGCAAGCGACGTGGCGCGTATCAGGGCCACGCTTGCATCGGGCGAGAAGCTTCCTGTGCCGGTGCGGGAGGTGTCGTTCAGAAAGAAGGATCGAAACCGGCAAGCGGCGATTCTCGAGAAGCGCCGCTACGGATCGGGATACGAGATGGTACACTCAGACGGTAAGGGATATGAACCACCGGCGGGACACCTGATGCCGCTTTCGACCCGTCAGCCGTTCCGCGCGATGTTCAATCCCATGAACTGAGAGTGGACCCCCCCAAATTCTTACGCGCTCCAATTTATGTTTTGCACCGCGCAGCTGTCTATATGTAGAGTACGAGTCATACTCACTATGGGGGCGGCAACGCCTGGGGGTGGTAATTGGACTCGCGTGCGACACAAACTGAGAGCACATCAGGCTCACAAACTGCGGGTCTGCTAACTCGAGTACGAGCCAGGCCGGTGCTTTCCATCACCATCCTAGCCGTTTTAGTTGCCGCGCTTTCCACAACCGCTTTCTTCCTTTTCGCCGGCCCGTCCGGCCCTCTTTTTACCGAGCAGCCCGGTCGCAGTAGCGAGCCTTTAGTGAATCGCCCCGGGATTCCCGGAGACCCCGTCGTTTGAGAGGATGGGGTCATGAACAGACAGACGAGGTACCCACAAGAAGTGCGTGAAAGAGCCGTCCGGATGGTCTTCGAGCACACGCCCGAATACGACTCGCAGTGGGCGGCGATCAAGTCGATCGCGGACAAGTTCGGCATGACGCCGGAGACGCTTCGTCTCTGGGTCAGGCGAGCCGAGACCGACGACGGACTGCGACCGGGTCTTACGAGCAGCGAGCGCGAACGCATGAAGGAGCTAGAGCGCGAGAACCGCGAGCTTCGGCGCGCCAACGAGATCTTGAAGAGCGCTGCGGCTTTCTTCGGGGCGGAGCTCGACCGCCGACAGAAGAGGTAGTCGACTACATCGACGCTAACCGCGACCGTTTCGGGGTCGAGCCGATCTGCGAGGTCTTGCCGATCGCCCCTTCAACCTACTACGCCGCCAAGACGCGTGAGCCGTCGGCCAGAGCGCTGCGCGATGCCGAGCTCAAGCCCGAGATCGAGCGAGTGTATTCCGAAAGCTACGACGGCTGCTACGGCGCTCGCAAGGTGTGGAAGCAGCTCAAGCGCGAAGGTGTCCCAGTGGCGCGCTGCACGGTCGCACGACTGATGCGTGAGCTGGGACTTTCGGGCGTGAAGCGGGGTGGATACAAGGTCACCACGATTGCCGACCCTGCGGCCGACAGGCCCGCGGACCTCGTCGATCGCAAGTTCGTCGCGATCCGCCCCAACGAGCTTTGGGTCGCAGACATCACCTACGTCGCGACCTGGAGCGGATTCGTCTACGTCTCGTTCGTCACCGATGTGTTCTCGCGCATGATAGTCGGCTGGCGCGTGTCGAGTTCGCTTCGTTCAGATCTCGCACTCGACGCGCTGGAGATGGCGGTGCACGCACGCGGCGGGGCCGAGGGTGTGGTGCACCACTCCGATCGCGGCGTTCAATATCTATCGATTCGCTACACCGAACGGCTTGAAGAGGAGGGCGCCGTCGCCTCCGTCGGCAGCAAAGGAGACAGCTACGACAACGCGCTCGCCGAGACGATCAACGGCCTGTACAAGACCGAGGTGATCAGGAGGAAGGGTCCGTGGCGCGGCATAGAGGACGTCGAGTTCGCCACGCTTGAGTGGGTGCACTGGTTCAATAACCACCGGCTGCTCGAGCCGATCGGCGACATTCCGCCGGCGGAATACGAAGGTCTCTACTGGCTTGAGCGAGCCGCGAACGATACAGTCGGACTCAAGGAATCAGGTCTCCAGTGAACCCGGGGCGATTCAGCTCAAGCGCGAAGGTGTCCCAGTGGCGCGCTGCACGGTCGCACGACTGATGCGTGAGCTGGGACTTTCGGGCGTGAAGCGGGGTGGATACAAGGTCACCA
It encodes the following:
- the phnD gene encoding phosphate/phosphite/phosphonate ABC transporter substrate-binding protein; this encodes MRRSNLAVVLLVLAALGASVLGGCSPADSGPTEGPGASEASPLRVGLIPNIAPEEQKAKYEPLREYLEDTLGRPVELFVATNYSGVVQAMVSGHLDMAYFGGLTYAQALQQVELEPIVTEIDAETGTQEYYSVIIAGVDSGVETLADLAGKSFAFGDPASTSGSLYPRKMLVEAGYDWRQDFAPIAEVLYSGGHDATAKAVENGTVAAGGIEGRILARMIADGRVDESRIKIVDRVLVQGYPWCVVSSMDDKLKDEIRNAFLAIDDPVLLDLLRARSYVAVDADDYAELRKDAVALGLIDPEE
- a CDS encoding IS3 family transposase (programmed frameshift), whose translation is MNRQTRYPQEVRERAVRMVFEHTPEYDSQWAAIKSIADKFGMTPETLRLWVRRAETDDGLRPGLTSSERERMKELERENRELRRANEILKSAAGFLRGGARPPTEEVVDYIDANRDRFGVEPICEVLPIAPSTYYAAKTREPSARALRDAELKPEIERVYSESYDGCYGARKVWKQLKREGVPVARCTVARLMRELGLSGVKRGGYKVTTIADPAADRPADLVDRKFVAIRPNELWVADITYVATWSGFVYVSFVTDVFSRMIVGWRVSSSLRSDLALDALEMAVHARGGAEGVVHHSDRGVQYLSIRYTERLEEEGAVASVGSKGDSYDNALAETINGLYKTEVIRRKGPWRGIEDVEFATLEWVHWFNNHRLLEPIGDIPPAEYEGLYWLERAANDTVGLKESGLQ
- the phnE gene encoding phosphonate ABC transporter, permease protein PhnE, which encodes MRPRSLSRLVWPSAVLVLVVWSARGAGVDPARLFGADGRTQIARFLAGLFPPEMSSAYLLGLVGPAIETVQMSLLGVVFGAAIAMPLAAFGMRAPGAAAPGGRGRAGTRVRLFSYHVARSILNTMRTIPDLVWALMFIAAVGLGPFSGVLALTVHSAGLLGKLYSEALESVDPVPVHSLQAAGAGAPAVLVWGVLPQAIGPLVSVTLYQWECNIRAAMVLGFVGAGGLGQRIDLAMRLFRYDEMLPLLAVLLLLVTMVDRLSATVRSGLIKNL
- a CDS encoding ATP-binding cassette domain-containing protein; its protein translation is MDRGLTVDGLGFSYSGREWVLRDVCLTAAPGEAVAVIGPSGAGKSTLFRSLARLARPSAGRVLLDGADLYAAERARGFKGAIGYVHQQHGLPTTISGAMAVIGGEMHAWGPAKVIASVLLGPTGAELERVAEVLGRVGLEGREHDRIGELSVGQRQRVAVARTLLQSPRLIIADEPVASVDPATADIILGLLAAEAQRGAIVLCSVHDVEKARRHFPRIVALRDGQVCFDGAQDTLSEEIVGQVYGSGRAA